The bacterium genome contains a region encoding:
- a CDS encoding penicillin-binding protein 2, whose protein sequence is MRFKFVFLIFILLFSSIIARLFYWQVVKGQELKLQASYQYKGNKTLTAPRGNIYASDGTWLAVMRTNWLLFAELPKLDKTAKEIANQLAPLFVVDEFEDRDEYRQALLDETYRLESSLTRKGVVWVPVKRKVTNDIKERIEELNIAGLGFDPEETRYYPEGSSSAQLLGFVGKNEDGEDTGYFGLEGFYNILLSGKDGFVKREKDLSGVPIISSSLSEISSISGTDIHTYIDKRIQNMVDRKLSDAIEKYGAVQGSVVIMDPSNGAVLAMSSYPSYDPAKYSEFDQSFYKNSAISDTFEPGSIFKVIVMASGIDAGQIKPDTICDICDGPLKVDKYFIKTWNNEYHPNSTMTEVLVHSDNVGMSFIANKLGSDTMYDYLSKFGIGKLTGIDLQGESNINLRKKGTWNIVDLATSSFGQGVSTTPIQIIRAVSAIANGGYLIMPRVVKSDDTIRERVISKDSADQVTAMMIEAAKNGEAKWTDLKGFNIAGKTGTAQIPIAGHYDAEKTIASFVGFAPADKPKFIMLVTLKEPQSSQWASETAAPLWYSIASDLFVVFGIQPEN, encoded by the coding sequence ATGAGGTTTAAATTTGTATTTTTAATATTCATATTACTTTTTTCAAGCATAATTGCAAGACTTTTTTATTGGCAAGTTGTTAAGGGACAGGAACTAAAGCTTCAAGCCAGTTACCAATATAAGGGGAACAAAACATTAACTGCCCCGAGAGGAAATATTTATGCGAGTGATGGTACATGGCTTGCCGTTATGCGTACTAATTGGTTGTTGTTTGCAGAGTTGCCAAAACTAGACAAGACCGCAAAAGAAATTGCCAACCAGTTAGCCCCTTTGTTTGTAGTTGACGAATTTGAAGATAGGGATGAATATAGACAAGCGCTATTGGATGAAACATATAGGCTAGAATCAAGCTTGACTAGAAAAGGAGTTGTTTGGGTTCCTGTAAAGAGAAAGGTCACAAATGATATTAAGGAAAGAATAGAAGAGTTAAATATTGCAGGTCTTGGTTTTGACCCTGAAGAAACTAGATACTATCCAGAAGGATCATCCTCTGCACAACTATTGGGATTTGTTGGTAAAAATGAAGATGGAGAAGATACGGGATATTTTGGTCTGGAGGGGTTTTATAATATCTTACTTTCAGGCAAGGATGGTTTTGTAAAACGGGAGAAAGATTTATCAGGTGTGCCAATAATTTCAAGTAGTTTATCTGAGATCTCTTCAATCTCAGGTACTGACATACACACCTATATAGATAAACGTATCCAAAACATGGTTGATAGAAAGTTGTCTGATGCAATAGAAAAATATGGTGCAGTTCAAGGGTCTGTAGTAATTATGGACCCGTCAAATGGTGCAGTTTTGGCAATGAGTTCATATCCGTCATATGATCCAGCAAAATACTCCGAATTTGATCAATCTTTTTATAAAAATTCAGCAATTTCAGATACGTTCGAACCTGGGTCAATTTTTAAAGTTATAGTGATGGCTTCGGGAATTGATGCTGGTCAAATTAAACCAGATACAATCTGTGATATATGCGATGGACCCTTAAAAGTGGATAAATATTTTATTAAGACGTGGAATAATGAATATCACCCCAACTCCACAATGACTGAAGTTCTTGTGCATTCAGATAACGTAGGAATGAGTTTTATAGCCAATAAGTTGGGTAGTGACACAATGTATGACTATCTTAGCAAGTTTGGTATTGGAAAGTTAACAGGCATTGACCTCCAGGGAGAGTCAAATATTAACTTGAGAAAAAAAGGTACCTGGAACATTGTTGACCTCGCCACCAGTTCATTTGGACAGGGTGTTTCAACCACACCCATACAAATAATCAGGGCGGTATCAGCAATTGCCAACGGAGGCTATCTTATAATGCCTAGAGTGGTCAAAAGTGACGATACTATAAGAGAAAGGGTAATATCAAAAGATTCCGCTGACCAAGTAACTGCAATGATGATTGAGGCCGCAAAAAATGGTGAAGCTAAGTGGACAGACCTTAAGGGGTTTAACATAGCTGGAAAAACAGGCACGGCTCAGATTCCTATTGCTGGTCATTATGATGCAGAAAAGACAATTGCCAGCTTTGTCGGGTTTGCTCCTGCAGATAAGCCAAAATTTATTATGCTTGTAACTTTAAAAGAACCACAAAGCAGTCAGTGGGCATCTGAAACTGCTGCGCCTTTGTGGTATTCTATTGCAAGTGATCTTTTTGTTGTTTTTGGTATTCAACCAGAAAATTAG